From Camelina sativa cultivar DH55 chromosome 7, Cs, whole genome shotgun sequence, one genomic window encodes:
- the LOC104700776 gene encoding dnaJ homolog subfamily B member 1-like, with product MFLLLTLLTYTPLLSSSSPSSRFLFLFDFFSLTFSFSFSTYPLKLRERFRTIHIKMGVDYYNVLNVNPSATEDDLKKSYRRLAMKWHPDKNPASNKKEAESNFKQISEAYDVLSDPNKRQIYDQYGEDGLKSSDVPTASETASSQQRNYSSVNNAGFRYYPRDAEDIFAEFFGASEKVFGGGGGGGRFKSAEAGGQTNRKTPVNTKAPAIESKLACTLEELYKGGRRKMKISRVVPDGFGKSKPVEEILKIDITPGWKKGTKITFPEKGNQEPGVTPADLIFVIDEKPHSVYKRDGNDLIVDKKVTLLEALTGITISLTTLDGKNLTIPVLDIVKPGQEIVVPNEGMPISKEHSKRGDLRINFEICFPSRLTLEQKTDLKRVLGGSDIGN from the exons atgtttcttcttctaaccTTACTTACATACACGCCactcctctcttcttcatctccttcatcacgctttctcttcttatttgattttttctccTTAACTTTCTCCTTCTCATTCTCAACATATCCTCTTAAGTTACGTGAAAGATTTCGAACTATTCATATCAAAATGGGGGTTGATTACTACAACGTGCTCAACGTGAATCCAAGCGCAACCGAAGACGATCTAAAGAAATCGTACAGAAGGCTTGCAATGAAATGGCACCCTGACAAGAACCCAGCTTCAAACAAGAAAGAAGCTGAATCCAATTTCAAACAGATCTCTGAAGCTTACGATGTTTTAAGTGATCCTAACAAACGTCAGATCTACGATCAGTACGGTGAAGACGGACTCAAGTCTTCCGACGTACCTACCGCGTCAGAAACGGCGTCGTCTCAGCAAAGAAACTACTCTTCCGTTAACAATGCTGGATTCAGGTATTATCCACGTGATGCTGAAGATATTTTCGCTGAGTTTTTCGGTGCATCTGAGAAAGTCttcggcggtggtggtggtggtgggaggTTCAAAAGTGCGGAGGCGGGAGGTCAGACAAATAGGAAAACTCCGGTGAATACGAAAGCTCCGGCGATTGAGAGTAAACTGGCTTGTACTCTAGAGGAATTGTATAAAGGtgggagaaggaagatgaaAATATCCCGCGTTGTACCTGATGGTTTTGG AAAGTCAAAGCCAGTGGAAGAGATCTTGAAGATAGACATAACACCAGGATGGAAGAAAGGAACAAAGATAACATTCCCCGAGAAAGGAAACCAAGAACCCGGTGTAACTCCCGCGGATCTCATCTTTGTTATCGATGAGAAACCGCACTCGGTTTACAAAAGAGACGGTAATGATCTGATTGTAGATAAGAAAGTTACTCTTTTGGAGGCGTTGACAGGGATCACTATAAGCTTAACAACATTAGACGGGAAGAACCTCACTATCCCGGTTTTGGATATCGTTAAACCGGGTCAGGAGATAGTGGTTCCTAATGAAGGAATGCCCATCTCTAAAGAACATTCCAAGAGAGGAGATTTAAGGATCAACTTTGAGATTTGTTTCCCCTCGAGGCTAACATTGGAACAGAAGACAGATCTCAAGAGAGTTCTTGGTGGAAGCGATATTGGCAACTAA
- the LOC104700775 gene encoding thioredoxin H7-like, with translation MGSNVSSVHDVHSSVGTRNAMVVEIESRRQWRSLFDSMKCSNKLLVIDFTAAWCGPCKAMEPRVKEIASKYSDVLFARVDVDKLMDVAGTYKAITLPAFVFVKRGEEIDRVVGAKPVELVNKIEKLSV, from the exons ATGGGTTCCAATGTTTCATCTGTGCATGATGTTCATTCATCAGTGGGAACCAGGAATGCCATGGTTGTTGAAATCGAATCAAGAAGACAATGGAGATCTCTCTTTGATTCCATGAAATGCTCAAATAAATTG CTAGTAATTGATTTCACAGCTGCATGGTGTGGACCTTGTAAAGCGATGGAACCTAGAGTTAAAGAGATTGCTTCAAAGTACTCAGACGTTCTGTTTGCTAGGGTTGATGTGGATAAGCTAATG GATGTGGCTGGGACATACAAAGCTATTACACTTccagcttttgtttttgtgaagagaggagaagagattgATAGGGTTGTCGGAGCCAAACCTGTTGAACTTGTGAACAAGATTGAAAAACTTAGTGTttaa